One window of Nicotiana tomentosiformis chromosome 11, ASM39032v3, whole genome shotgun sequence genomic DNA carries:
- the LOC104119078 gene encoding zinc finger protein ZAT12-like has protein sequence MTAIKRSREDDMQVEAEAMANCALMLLSRLNNNNTTSTDRDYDNGFECKTCNKRFPSFQALGGHRASHKRPKLLAGAGEFLVQSKKNKMHECSICGMEFSLGQALGGHMRRHRDEINKTSTVAGKTMIPVVGKKIIPVLKKSNSSKRIFCGLDLNLTPDIDVDLKLWPTAPVSSPILRCFF, from the coding sequence ATGACAGCCATTAAAAGAAGCAGAGAAGACGATATGCAAGTGGAAGCAGAAGCCATGGCTAACTGCGCCTTAATGCTATTGTCTCGtttaaacaacaacaacacaacttcAACAGATCGAGATTATGACAATGGTTTCGAATGCAAGACTTGCAATAAACGGTTCCCATCTTTTCAAGCGCTCGGCGGCCACCGTGCAAGTCATAAACGGCCAAAATTACTCGCCGGAGCCGGAGAGTTTCTTGTGCAATCCAAAAAGAATAAAATGCATGAATGTTCTATTTGTGGTATGGAGTTCTCTTTGGGTCAAGCCTTAGGTGGACACATGAGGCGTCATCGTGATGAAATCAATAAAACCTCGACGGTAGCCGGAAAGACGATGATTCCGGTCGTCGGAAAGAAGATAATACCGGTGTTGAAGAAGTCAAATAGCAGCAAGAGAATTTTCTGTGGCTTGGACTTGAACTTAACCCCTGATATAGATGTTGATTTGAAGCTATGGCCGACGGCACCCGTTTCATCTCCGATTTTGCGATGTTTTTTTTAA
- the LOC138902061 gene encoding uncharacterized protein produces MVTANASTSRTTPALAPALAEKHEIFSEIDYKRWQKKMFFYLTTLSLQKFIKEDVPVLPDETPDNECFLVTEAWKHSDFLCKNYILSVLEEDLYNIYSNMKTSKELWIALEKKYKTEDAGIFIEGLVINEAFQVATMIMKLPPLWKDFKNYLKHKHKEMSLEDLIIRLRIEEDNKVAEMKGHGNSIIMGENIVEDSLQNNRKRKKPSRPKKQPKQEAVQSKFL; encoded by the exons ATGGTGACTGCCAATGCATCAACAAGCCGAACAACACCGGCACTAGCACCGGCACTGGCAGAAAAGCATGAAATATTTTCCGAGATTGATTACAAGCGATGGCAgaagaagatgttcttctacttgacgactttaagtctacagaagttcattaaggaagatgttcctgttcTACCTGACGAAACTCCAGACAATGAATGCTTTCTCGTGACTGaggcgtggaagcattctgattttttgtgTAAGAATTACATTCTTAGCGTACTGGAGGAAGATCTGTATAACATCTATAGTAATATGAAAACGTCAAAAGAACTGTGGattgcgcttgaaaagaaatacaaAACTGAGGATGCCGG aattttcattgaaggtcttgtcatcaatgaagcattccaagttgcAACGATGATTATGAAGTTGCCTCCTTTGTGGAaggatttcaaaaattatttgaaacacaaacacAAGGAGATGTCACTCGAAGATCTCATTATTCGGTTGAGGATCGAAGAGGACAACAAAGTTGCTGAAATGAAAGGTCATGGAAACTCAATaataatgggagaaaatattgttgaggattctctacaaaataatagaaagagGAAGAAGCCTTCTAGACCAAAAaagcaacccaagcaagaagcggttcaaagCAAATTCCTATAA
- the LOC104119082 gene encoding zinc finger protein ZAT12-like has protein sequence MAAANHTYIVCFVRKQCRKEEENSEISGIKRSREEDRQVEAEAMANCALTLLSRLNNNATSTDRDYHNDFECKTCNKRFPSFQALGNHRASHKRPKLLAGAGDFLVQSKKNKMHECYICGMEFYLGQALGGHMIRHQKTSSSVARKTKTQVTGIIFCCLDLNLTPDENVELKLWPTAPVSSPVL, from the exons ATGGCggcagcaaatcacacttacattGTTTGTTTTGTAAGAAAACAATGCAGAAAGGAAGAGGAGAATTCAGAAATTTC TGGCATAAAAAGAAGCAGAGAAGAAGATAGGCAAGTGGAAGCAGAAGCCATGGCTAACTGCGCCTTAACGTTATTGTCTCGTTTAAATAACAACGCGACTTCAACGGATCGAGATTATCACAATGATTTTGAATGTAAAACTTGCAATAAACGGTTTCCATCTTTTCAAGCGCTCGGCAACCACCGTGCAAGTCATAAACGGCCAAAATTACTCGCTGGAGCCGGAGATTTTCTTGTGCAATCCAAAAAGAATAAAATGCATGAATGTTATATTTGTGGTATGGAGTTCTATTTGGGTCAAGCTTTAGGTGGACATATGATACGTCATCAGAAAACGTCGTCGTCAGTAGCCAGAAAGACAAAGACACAGGTCACTGGTATTATTTTCTGCTGCTTGGACTTGAATTTAACCCCTGATGAAAATGTTGAATTGAAGTTATGGCCGACGGCTCCGGTTTCATCTCCTGTTTTGTGA
- the LOC117273158 gene encoding uncharacterized protein encodes MAEDSELWDVICDGPFVPMKTISEPAVTVPKTWKEYNDVDCKAIEKNFRAKKILVCGIGRDEYNRISACQSAKEISEALQTAHEGTTQVKQSKIDILTTEYELFSMNDDESIQNIHTRFTSIINELHYLGEIIPRNKLVRKILSVLPGSWESKVNAITEAKDL; translated from the coding sequence atggctgaagattcagaGCTTTGGGATGTCATCTGCGATGGACCCTTCGTCCCTATGAAGACCATTAGCGAGCCAGCAGTGACAGTACCAAAGACATGGAAGGAGTACAATGATGTCGACTGCAAAGCTATAGAGAAAAACTTTCGAGCAAAGAAGATCCTCGTCTGCGGTATTGGACGAGACGAGTATAATAGAATTTCTGCTTGTCAATCTGCCAAGGAGATCTCGGAGGCTCTCCAAACTGCACATGAAGGAACAACTCAAGTAAAGCAATCAAAGATCGACATTCTCACTACTGAATATGAACTCTTCAGTATGAATGATGATGAATCCATTCAGAACATACATACTCGATTCACCTCGATCATTAATGAGCTCCACTATCTAGGAGAGATCATTCCAAGGAATAAACTTGTTCGGAAAATACTTAGTGTATTACCTGGTTCTTGGGAAAGCAAAGTCAATGCTATCACAGAGGCAAAAGATTTGTAA
- the LOC138902062 gene encoding uncharacterized mitochondrial protein AtMg00810-like, which yields MGSEFEMSMMGELNFFLGLQVKQTSKGTMISQQKYIKELLKRFEMESSKTIDTPIATATCLHMDGPGFPVNEIMYRGIIGSLLYLTTSRPDIMFNVGLCARFQSSPNKYHLKAAKKILRYLKEIRDLVLYYPSRNNFDLIGYIDVDYAGYLVYRKRTSGMTHFLGACLISWGTKQTKLCSIFYCRS from the coding sequence ATGGGAAGCGAGTTTGagatgagcatgatgggggaacTGAACTTTTTCTTAGGTCTGCAAGTTAAGCAAACCTCTAAGGGAACGatgataagtcagcagaagtacatTAAAGAGCTTCTGAAGAGATTTGAGATGGAAAGTTCAAAGACCATTGATACTCCTATTGCCACTGCCACTTGTCTGCACATGGATGGACCTGGTTTTCCTGTGAACGAAATCATGTATAGAGGTATCATTGgttcactcttgtatctcacaACCAGCAGACCTGATATTATGTTCAATGTGGGATTATGTGCTAGATTCCAATCAAGTCCAAATAAATATCATCTGAAAGCTGCCAAGAAGATTCTAAGGTATCTCAAAGAAATACGGGACCTGGTCCTCTACTATCCTTCAAGAAATAATTTTGACTTAATTGGGTATATTGATGTTGATTATGCTGGTTACTTGGTGTATAGAAAGAGAACATCTGGCATGACACATTTTCTAGGGGCATGCTTGATTTCATGGGgtacaaaacaaacaaaactatgtAGCATTTTTTACTGCAGAAGCTGA